The Papio anubis isolate 15944 chromosome 2, Panubis1.0, whole genome shotgun sequence region GGCAGGGAATGGGAAAGGTTGGATGGCAGGGCGGGCATTCAGAAGGCACGATCCTAGCGGCCAGAGGAACAAGGTGAGCCCCTCAGACCCAGCCCCTTCCTACCCAAAGCCTAGCTCCAAGGAAgcctgaagaggaggaggaagagctggAGGAAActgcacaggaaaagaagctGCGCTTGGCCAAGCTCTACCTAGAGCAGCTCCGTCAGCAAGGTGAGCCAGTGGACAGGCTAGCCATGGGCAGGGCTTGTGCCTGTGCTGTTCTGCTTCCCTCTGCTGCAACCCCAGCCACTTGATGGGTGACTGACATGGGTTTCCAGTGGGTGCCCGGGCTGTCGGTGCTGGCTGCTCTGTGGGGGTGGCCAGGAGCTCTCATGGGCCTCCTGGGGAGCCTGCAGGGGGCTGATCCGATAAGTAAAGGCAGGAGGAAACCCTCCAGCCTGCCCTCCCCTCTGCTGAGGCAGCTGGAGCTTCCTGCATTACCCAGCCCTGCGGCAGTGGGATGGAAGGGGAAAGAGGCGTCTCAGCCTCAGTTTACTTGGTCTGGTCTGTCCTGCGCAGAGGAGGAGAAGGCTGAGGCCCGTGCATTTGAGGAGGATCAGGTGGCAGGGCGCCTGAAGGAGGATGTGGTAagtggagggagaggtggggagggcgGGGGTGGAGCTGATCTGCTCCCAGGGTCTCATCCATCTCTTCTCTGTGCAGCTCGAGCAGAGGGGCCGGCTGCAGAAGTCGGTGGCAAAGGAGGTGAGTGGGCATGGTACTTTGGTATAAGGTTAGAGGGAGTTGGGGGCCCCACCTGGGCTGGTGGGCAGGTGGCTCAGTGTGGGCTCAGTGTGTGGGAGTCTTTGCTTTGGAACATGATGGACACTTGGGCCTATCCGGTCAGGTAAGGATCTGGTCCTTGTAGCCTTGAGTCTTGTTTTCCTTCTGGCCTGGGTAGGAAAGGCCAACACTGCGTGGTGGGGTTGGTGGGGTAGTGCCTTTATGCCACTAGCCACAGTGACCCAGCACCTGTCTGCCCAGATCCAGGCCCCAGCCTCAGCTGACATTCGTGTTTTACGGGGGCACCAGCTCTCTATCACATGTTTGGTCATCACCCCCGATGACTCGGCCATCTTCTCTGCCGCCAAAGACTGCACCATCATTAAGTGTGAGTGAGTGCCTGGGAGGGGCTGCAGCCCTCAGGGCAAATCCGGGAGGGCTGGTCAGGGCAGTGGGAGTGGGCACGGCAGGCTGAGCCCTGAAGTGGAGAAGTCTCTGGAGGCAGGTTTGCTGCCCTAGAGGTGCTCTCTGGGTGACAGTGGAAGCTGCTGCCCAGCAGTGGGGCTTATGAGCTCCCTGTCCCTAGTGACCTTCTGGCAAAGTCAGGAAGATGATTTAATGGGAATTAATGCCGCAGGTGGGTGGTTGGACTAGAAGACATTTGAGGCTGTGCAGTCCTTGGATTGAGTGCCTGGTCCTCCTGCGTTCCCATCTGTTGCTGGCTGAGCAGTTCCTTCTCCACCCGCTGTAGTAACAGGAGAGCTCCCACCATCAATCCCAAAGCCCTTGTGcatctcttctcttctttggGCTTCATGGCTGCTGTTTGGCACTAATGTCCCtcttcatagatgaggaaactgaggcagcttGTCCTGAGGCTCATGGTGGCTGAGCCAGGTCTTCTGGCGGAGTCCGGGACCTTTGCCATGGCTCTTGTTTCCATGCTGCCCCTTGAGGGAGGTTACCAACCAGCCCTATTCCCCCATCCCAGTagcttctcccccacccccaatggCAGGGAGCATGGAGAGTGGACGGAAGCTTCATGTGATTCCTCGAGCCAAGAAGGGTGCCGAGGGAAAACCCCCTGGCCACGGCAGCCATGTCCTCTGCATGGCCATCTCCTCTGACGGCAAGTACCTTGTAAGGCCAGGTTGGCCCTGGGGGCAGGTGGGAGGTCCGGTGCacggtgggtgcctgtggtcatTGTCTTCATTCCTGCAGGCCTCAGGTGACCGCAGCAAGCTCATTCTCATTTGGGAGGCCCAGAGCTGCCAGCATCTGTACACCTTCACAGGACACCGTGATGCAGTGTCGGTGAGGAGCTGGATCTACCCCAGTGGATCTTTAGCGGGCACATGCTAGTGTTTTAGGTTCAGTGCTGGCTTCTGGGGTCCCCGTCCTCAGGGAACCTGCATCCTGGGGTAGCGAGTGGGTAGTGAGTGGTGCTGTAAAATACATAAGTGGTCTAGAGGGATGGAGAGGAGCTGGGGGAGACCAGGCTGAGCTTGCTCAGGAATCAGGGAGGGCCTTGAGAAGCTGTCTCTGGGCGGGATGTGGTGGCTTTTGCctataatcctaggactttgggaggccgagatggaggatcatttgagcccaggagatggaggccgcagtgagctatgatcgcacccctgcactccaacctgagcaatacAGCCGGGCTGCACAAAAGTGCCTCACAGGACGTGCTGCATGGCTTGGTTTTTGGGAAGTCCTCCCTGGGCCTGAACTGTCTCTTGCCTGCTGTAGTCCAGGTCCCCTTTGTCCTCTCCCCATGCACCCTTAGGGGCTGGCATTCCGCAGGGGCACCCACCAGCTGTACAGCACATCCCACGATCGCTCCGTGAAGGTGTGGAATGTGGCGGAGAACTCCTACGTGGAGACACTGTGAGTGTGTATGGGAGAGGGTGTGTGGATGGCGTGGGAGagggtgtgtgagtgtgcgtgccTGAGTTCACGCAATACCCCTATCCTGCTCTGTCTGGCCCTCCAGCTTTGGACACCAGGACGCAGTGGCTGCTCTGGATGCCTTGAGCCGGGAGTGCTGTGTGACGGCTGGGGGCCGGGATGGGACTGTACGTGTGTGGAAGATCCCCGAGGAGTCCCAGCTTGTCTTCTATGGCCACCAGTAAGGTGGCCTGCTGTGCCAGTGGGGGCTACGTGGGCTGGGGGTGGGCTTGGGCCACGCCCCTCACAGCCCCTTTCTCCAGGGGCTCCATCGACTGCATCCACCTAATCAATGAGGAGCACATGGTGTCTGGCGCGGATGATGGGTAAGAGCTCCTTTGGATGTCTCTGGCCACGGCTTCGGCTCCCGAGCGCTGGCTGCCCATGGGGCCCTGAGCGTGCCTCAGGGTACCCCCAGTGGGGGAGCTGTTGTAACCTCTTTTCAtagatgaggatgctgaggcagagagCTCAGATGACCTTGTCTGGGCTGTGTGCTGTTGATCCCTTCCTGTCAtgtggccttttttctttttttttagaattaaaaaaaattttctgtggGTGcttagtaggtgtatgtatttatggggtacttgagatgttttgatacagcaTGCAGTACATAATAATCACGTCATGGGAAATGGGGtacccatcccctcaagcattaaTCCTTTGTGTTACACGTGTggccttttctgcctctggcCCCCTCACTGCTGTATTCCCTCCCTGTCTACAGCTCTGTGGCCTTGTGGGGCCTCTCCAAGAAGCGACCACTTGCCCTGCAGCGTGAAGCTCACGGGCTGCGGGGAGAACCAGGCCTGGAGCAACCCTTCTGGATATCGTCGGTGGCAGCCCTCCTCAACACAGATCTCGTGGCTACAGGTGGGTGCCctgagaggcagggaggagcGGTCGCCGGGTGGGCCGGTGCGGGGGTTGCTCACTGTTCTTGTCTCCCCAGGCTCCCACAGCTCCTGCGTACGGCTTTGGCAGTGTGGGGAAGGCTTCCGGCAGCTTGACCTTCTCTGCGACATTCCCCTGGTGAGTAAGTGGGCTTGAATGCTCAGCCTGTCTCTGCCACACTGCTGAGGCCCCTGGAATTAGCTCTTTAAGGTCTGTCTTCCTGCCAGAAGGGAACCTTCTCAGGGCAGGGCCAGCTCGTAGCACTGGGCCTGGCAGGAACCCTTCTCACTTTCCCCGCTCTGCTCCCCTTCCTATCCTAGGCCCTGTCCAGGGTGCTGGGGTACAAGTCAGGAGCAGCATGGGCAGAGGCATGGAGACCTGGCCCTGTGATGGGTTCTGCACCGCTGGTGCCAGATTGGGTGCCAGGCTAGAGCGTGTGGACCCTACTGTCCACACTCGGGTGACCTGGGGGAGGGTGGCAGGATCTGTCAGTGATGTGTGCTGAGAATGCAGGGTCTAGGTCAATGGGGACAGTCATGGGGTCTCCAGGGCCCCACCACCAGGAGCCAGCCTCAGGCCATACTTGGTGTACACTGCCTCCTTCATCCTCACAAACTCACTGCTAGCCCCGTGCTCTGCTTACCGCCATCTCGCAGATGTGGAGGCTGAGGCCCCAACAGGTGAAGGGCTGGCCTGTGTCAccaggtggcaggaggcagagcaggGATTTAACCCAGGCCTGGTAAGGCCAGGCCCTTGACTGTGATACTGAGCACGGTGGTGGAGGGGCATTCTAATGTCTGTCTGtgttgtctctctctctgctcagGTGGGTTTTATCAACAGCCTCAAGTTCTCCAGCTCTGGGGACTTCCTAGTGGCTGGGGTGGGGCAAGAGCACAGGTATGTGTGGCCCTCGAGGGTTCAGGTAAGGTGGTGCAGGCTGGACAGCTGGGTGGAAATGGGGTGGAGACTGGGCCGAGTCTCAACTGCTTCTTGCGCTGTCTGCAGGCTTGGCCGATGGTGGAGAATCAAAGAGGCTCGGAATTCTGTCTGCATCATCCCACTCCGCAGGGTTCCTGTACCCCCAGCTGCTGGTTCCTGACACTCTTACCCTCCTTATTTAAGTCCTTCCCAGGCCATGCCCCACCCTCTTTGTATTAAAAGCCTCCTCTTTTGGGCCTTGTCTCTTGTAGCTTCttgggggagtgggggtgggagtgCATCAGGGACTGGGTGGGAGGCGGCCTGGGGAGGGACAGGACTCCAGCAGTCTCCTAGCTCTGCCCCTCTGCTAGCCTGAGGGCTGTTATCCTTTTCCAAAGAACTTGGGATGGAGACCTCAACTGGCTCTGGCTCCTGGTCCCTGCGTGTCCTGCACGACCTCATCAGGCTTGCTGCCCACCACTGTTCTTGGGTGGTTGGGGTCAGAAGCTACTCACCCCTCAGCTCAGAAGCCATCGCTTGTAAGGGCTGGCGCAGGGGTCAGGACTGGGCTTTAGACAGTGGACCTGCATGTCAAACTGGCTTGGCTTCCTCTCCCAGGTCAGGTCAGGAAGCTGGAGGGGACAGACTGCCTCTGAGGTGTGGGGGTCGGGAGTGGGAGTGTGAGTGGGACCCTGCACCGTGGGCTTACTGTTTGGAGACGGGTCCAAGTTGGGAAGAGCTCTGTCTTTGGTCTGAATGTCAGAACCAGGCTACAGTGCTTATCACAGTCAGGACCTACCTGCCAGGCAAGCGAGTCAAAGGAATGTTCACTCTCTCTGATTTCACCGAGTGGGTAGCTCCCTCCTGCTGTGGGGTGAAGCCagtgaggaggaggcagaggtggactgGAGGTGTAGAGGCACAGTGAGGTTCCTTCCTGTCAGGAAAAAGGAGAAGGGGGTATTAAGGGAAAGCCCTGTGCCCATGGGGCCCTGAACTTGTGAAGGAGTCGTGCGGTCCCCTGAGAGATGAAGCCACAGGGCTTCCCTTGACCCTATGCTCACGAGGCCTCCCCCTCAGACTGACCTGTGCCTGCAGTTAACCTGGGGCCAGAGGGATCAGGTTCAGGCTGAGCctctgaaaaatcatttttttttttttttgagacagagttttggtcttgttgcccaggctggagtgcagtggcatgatctcggctcactgcaacctctgcctcccaggttcaagcaattctcctgcctcagcctcccaagtagctgggattacagatgcgtgccaccacatctgactaatatttgtatttttagtagggatggggttttgccatgttggccaggctggtcttgaactcctgacctcaggtgatccacctgcttcggcctcccaaagtgttgggattacagacatgagccactgtgcccagcctgaaaaatcCTATTACAGATGAGATGTTGATAGAATTCATTCACTCCTGTGTCCCGTCTCAAATTGAGCTCAGCAATGTCATAAACACCTGAAGAACACTGTAAACAACACAGAGAAGCTGCTGAACGAGAGAACCCTTTCCTAAGTACATTCTCTTCAAATGAAAACAAGGACTCCAGATTCAAAGTGAAGATAACTTCTCCCATGGTTTCTATTCTCAGCCTTGCT contains the following coding sequences:
- the RRP9 gene encoding U3 small nucleolar RNA-interacting protein 2, which gives rise to MSATAGARKRGKPASGAGAGAGAGKRRRKADSAGDRGKSKGGGKMNEEISSDSESESLAPRKPEEEEEELEETAQEKKLRLAKLYLEQLRQQEEEKAEARAFEEDQVAGRLKEDVLEQRGRLQKSVAKEIQAPASADIRVLRGHQLSITCLVITPDDSAIFSAAKDCTIIKWSMESGRKLHVIPRAKKGAEGKPPGHGSHVLCMAISSDGKYLASGDRSKLILIWEAQSCQHLYTFTGHRDAVSGLAFRRGTHQLYSTSHDRSVKVWNVAENSYVETLFGHQDAVAALDALSRECCVTAGGRDGTVRVWKIPEESQLVFYGHQGSIDCIHLINEEHMVSGADDGSVALWGLSKKRPLALQREAHGLRGEPGLEQPFWISSVAALLNTDLVATGSHSSCVRLWQCGEGFRQLDLLCDIPLVGFINSLKFSSSGDFLVAGVGQEHRLGRWWRIKEARNSVCIIPLRRVPVPPAAGS